A stretch of DNA from Desulfosarcina ovata subsp. ovata:
TATACATAGTCATGTCGGATATTTTCAGACGAACAATTGGGACATTTGCATGTAAATAACAGCATAATCTACTCCTTCTCATCATGGTTGGGGTAGATTACCGTACATTTTTTATTTTCTATTGTCCAGCTATTTTATGTATATTCTGCCACTTACAACACCTATTCAACTGAACCAGTGCCGGCATTTACGCTCTCCAATAAAAAAGCTAACCAATTATCCATCTCTATAAATAATTCAAAAAAAATTATTCCAATTTTTTTTAGGGTGTCAATCTTTTTTTATATAGTACCTGTCCCTTTTTTCTCTGTTGTATTGACATATGCACACTTATATGTGTACATTGCGTGCATGAAACGAAAAAAGCTGGAAGCTGAGTTGACGAAGTTGGGATGGTGGCTTGAAAGACACGGCGGCAACCACGATATCTGGACCAACGGCGACCGGCAGGAACCGGTCCCCCGCCATAGTGAGATCAACGAGAAGCTTGCCCGATCAATACTAAACAAGGCAAGAAAGGCTAAACCATGAGATTCGCAGGACGCATTTATAAAGACGGCAAATTCTGGCTGGCGGAAATTCCCATCCTGGATCTGATGACCCAGGGCCGCACCAAAAAAGAGGCCTACCTGATGGTGGCCGATATGATTGAAACGCTGGTGAACCGGGACGGCTTCAAGGTGACAGTATATAAGGGTGCCAAGGACACCTTCGAGGTCGGGGCCCCGGAGCCGAAACCCATGATCGGGCTTTTGCTGAAACGCAAGCGTGAAATCAGCGGGCTTTCGCTCGCCCAGGTCGCCAAACGGATGGGGATGTCATCGCGCAACGCCTACGCCCGCTATGAACAAGGTACGGCGATGCCAACGATCGAAAAGCTGAACCAGCTGTTTTATGCCGTGTCACCGGATACGGATCTGGTGATCGATGAGGCCCGTAATGGTTGATACCGCAAGTCGACCCACGTTCGAGGATTTCAAAAACAAGGCGCTGGCCGAACCGAAAACCAGCGCCCCATACGACACGCTGGCGCCGGTTTACGAGCTGAAACAAAAGAGGATCGGCATGCGTAAGGCCGCCGGATACAACGTGAAAATCGACTTCGTTCATGATTGATTATCGCGGGCAAGGCCCACTCTTACATGGCCACGGACTTTAATTGACGCCATCGAATGTGTTCTTTCGGCAAGCATGCATGAAATCCGCGAAGGGATAGGATATCATCGGTTGAACCAAAAAATAAGGAGGCCAGCCGATGACCGCCGATATCCAAGATGTTCCCACAATTTCCCCTACCCTCGAGCAGGTCCGGCAACGTTTCGAATCCTGGCGTCATCGAAGGAAAAAACGCACCCGCATTCCTCATGCGTTGTAACGCAAGGTGCCGGTTTCGGACATGATCATGGTAAACCGATCGACAAAATCGTCCCGATCGATGTCGTTCAGGAAGATGGTTCCGCCGCTCGATCCCGTTTTAGATTTAATCGCATAATTTCATGCCCGTCCCATTTGGCCTACGTCCCCTTTGCCCTAGTATTGGAGTCAAGTATAAAGTACCTGTCCCTATTATTTCAGTATATTTCCGAATACAAAATTCAACTTGATTTTGGCGAAGCCAACCGTCCCTTATCTTCTTTGCGATCTCTGCGGCTTTGCGTGAGGCAATTGGTTTCTGATCTTGTCAAGAATGAAGACCTAACCCCGTTGTTTTTTTATTTAGTTTCTTAAGGACGTCCCGCAATTCCAGGACAAGACCAAAAACGTTTCTGGCAAACGCCGCCTCATCCAACCGGACGAAAATACGACATCGTCAATTCCGTCAATCAACAGACCGCTGCCGGCGCTGCTTCGAAAATTGTTAGCCGATCACGCAGCAACGGGTTTGCCCCCGGCTTATATTCCCAAGGAGGAAATCGAAGAATGAACAATACCGATATCAGAAGCTTGTACGGACTCAAATACAACCCGTTTCTGCCCGATTTGCCACCGGAAGCGTTGTATGCCATCCCAGGCACCGAGTCTTTTGGATTGCGGGTGCGATCCATGGCCGAGAACGGCGGCTTTGCATTGATTACCGGAGAGCCGGGATTGGGGAAAAGCAAGACGCTACAAAAGATTGCCCATCAACTCGAACAGATACCCGACCTGACCGTCGGTGTGATGCAGCGCCCCCAAAGCAAGCTGGGGGACTTTTACCGCGAAATGGGTGAGTTGTTCAATGTCAACCTGTCCCCCTCCAACCGCTATGGCGGCTTCAAGGCCCTGCGGGACCGTTGGGAACGCCATTGCCAGTCGACGTTGCTAAAACCGGTGCTTTTGATTGACGAGGCCCAGCAGGTGTCGACCGAGTGCCTGACCGAACTGCGTATTTTACAGAGCCATCGGTTCGACTCGCAGAGCCTTTTGTTTACTATTCTGTGTGGCGACAACCGGCTGCCCGACAGGTTCCGGTCCGCCGACTTGTTGCCCCTGGGCAGCCGTATCGGACCACGGTTATTGCTCGAACCGCTTTCTCCCGAGCAACTCCAGGATTATTTGTATTTCGCTCTCGAGACGGCCGGGAACCGTCAACTGATGACCGACGAATTGATTCTTACATTGTCCGCTCACGCGGCCAACAATCTGCGGGTGCTCAACCAAATGGCCGCGGAATTGCTCGCCACGGCGGCCCAAGAGAATCTGCCTCGTCTCGATGAGGCTTTGTTTTTTAAGTTGTTCTCACCGCCAATGACGAAATCCCAACATAGGAGAAGAAAATGATCATCGGTTTTTCATAACGGTGAAATACCAGTTGCCCGGTGAAACGGAGGCAGGCTCTGCTGGGGAGCAACCTGTCGAGGGATAGCCGGGTGCAGGAGGCATTGAATGATGCCACTGAGGGGAGCAGCAGACCACACTTGCTGTTCCCCTCGCTTTTTGGGCTTTATTCAAGCCTTTCTGCCCATGCCTTAAAAAACCCAATCAAATCAGATGGCGCGTAGCGCATCCATATCGAACCATATCATATCGAATGATGTCACCATTTGGAGTGGCCGCGTTTCCATCAGTTACCGAGTCCACGCTCAAGCGCTGTGTCTCCATCGTGACGGTCCTTCAGGCCAAGGGGGTGACGACACCGCTTACAAAGCGCGGCGACCAACTCTTTGGCCCTTGTCCCCTGCATGGTGGCGACAACCCCAACGCCTTTGTGATCAGCCTTTCCAAAAACCTTTGGCGCTGCTTTACCGGATGCGATGCCGGCGGGGATGTGGTCGAACTCGTGCGGCGCCTTTATGGCAAAGACTACCGACAAACCGCCACTTTTCTGGCCACTTTGGCAGCCACGGAACCGACTTCTCAGACCGCTTCTTCGTTACAACCGCTGAAAAAATCCTTCCGCCCCTTTACAGCGCGTTTGCACCTCAATGCTTCCGTTCCATGGCTGCGCCAAAAGCAGATCACCCCCTTGACCGCCAGGCGCTTTGAAGTCGGTGCTTATCAGGGGGGCGGTTTTCTCAAGGAATGTATCGCTGTCCGGCTCCATGACTTAGACGGTCATCCCATCGGGTATGCCGGACGATGTCTGGATACCAACCAAGTCAAACAATACGGCAAATGGAAATTCCCTCCAGGTCTGCCCAAAAATAAAATCCTGTATAACTTCCATCGCATAAAATCTTGGCACCGCAAGGCGGTGGTCGTTGTGGAATGTCCTTGGCCCATCTTTTCCGCTTGAATTTAATATTTACTGTAATTTCTAATAGTTGAGTCATACGCTAAGGCGTTTATGGCACTACTTATTTTTTATACCTCATATTTTACCACTTTTCCTGGACTATGAGGCACACCCAGTGCATCATAAATTTTTAGTTGACGAGACTCTGCTTTTGTGCTTTTTCTAACATGTATTGTCTCGCCATTTTTACTTCTCATTACTGCTGTTGTTCGATTTTGGCCGTCTAATTCTTTTCTCAAATCGGACCAACTTGTATGAATCCCATTTTCTTTAAGTCTAAACCTGATTGTATGAACGTGGTGATAAGCTAATAATGTGATAAAGAGATGTCCTTTTACTCTCCTCGTTATTTGATGAAACACCGGCCGTAAACCCAACTCCGATTTTAAACTTCGAAATACAGCTTCAAGATCAGTCAACATCGTATATGTACGCCAAAGAATAGTTTCATCCAGATCGTTCAAGTTTGTTCTCAAACAATAAACGCCTGGATTTGAATCTGAAGAGTCAGAATTTTTTTTTATCTTCCAGGTAATCTTTGTCGCCTTCTTTGATCCTTTATCTTTATGGATGGTAATCTCATAATTTTTAGCAGCTTTGGTATATTTTTGTTTCAGCCGTCCTACTTTTTCAACAACCTTCTCATAAATCTTTAGCCGACCTTTTTGATTTAAACCATCGTTCAATGATTTTAAGTCTGCTTCAAATCTTTCTGAAAATCGATTTTGAATGCTCTGATCCTTTTTTTCTCGCTCACTTGAATGACAATAAATTTCAGTCTCTTCTGTTTCCTTGACATATTTTTTGTACGCTTTAACAATGTAATCCTTATCTCTTTTTACTTCAACAGCTTTATCATGATCAAATTCTCTATATCTTTTCCTGCTGACAACAAGGTATCGGTAATGATTCGCCTGCAACCATTGTACATTATCGTTTGTTGCTATCCCGGCATCCATTACGACAACTGGTTTCTTTTTATCAAAAACACTCATCTGCTTATCGTCTTCTAATGAACTTTCTGATGGTTTATTCAAGCTTGAAATCATTTCTTCCAGTGTTGATGGCTCACTAACGTTTCCGGAAAATATTTTACTTCTTCTTGGAAAGCCGCTACTGTCCAAAACTAAAGCCAAAGTTACCAAGGGACAGTCTGAGCGTTTTTCTTTTGATTTTCCATGCTTGCCAAGTTCATTATACTTACAGCTTCCCTCAAAAAATGTGTTTGTCAAATCATAAAGTGTAATTATTTCTTCAAAACCAAACAAAAAACGTTCTCGGTTGTATAAATGCCTTTCAATCGCTTCTTTGTCTTTGTAAATACGGTCAGATATTTCATAGATTCGTTTTAGCGACATACTTTCATAGTCATAGCCGATTAATTCGCCTAAACCGCTTCGATTTTGCAGCCAGTAATGCGTTGATAACTCACTGCCGGGAACCGCCATTCGACCAACTATACTTCCGATTGCAGCTGCTATTTGATGATTATTATATCCAAGACCTTCAAATATTTTATCCAATTGTAATTTGAGAAATGTTTCATGTGATACATGTTCAATACTAACGCTACGCGGTCTTATAAGTTCAAGACTATCGATATCAATCAAACGGTAATCGGGGGCATCTATACTATCGTTTTTGTCTGTATTGTTGTTTTGACTCGACCGGGTTTGTATGATTTGTGCAGCATAATGCTGTGCGGCTTGCTCAATTTTTTCCGGCAATTTAAACAAACTTGATTGACCATTAATAATTCCCTCAACACGACAAGCAATATCTGGCCATTGTTCTCGTGGAAAAGGAAAATTTTTACCGAGATTTATAATAGTGCGCTGCTTCACCTTATTTCCAACTCTAACTGATTCAACAAGGCGATGAGTGAAATATGTTTCGCCATCTTTTTTGCTCTTAATTGTTGTTCGTCGGATATACATGCCATCTTGAATTACAGAAAAAACACCGATTGTCAATACTTCGGTGAATTTTATGGCACTACTTTGGCCGGTAAAATTTCAACATATTGTAATTATAAATAAAATAATTTCATATGTAGTAAAAAACGCGGTTTTTCAGCAATTTTCCGGAAAAAAGTGACAAAGATGGGTTGGGGAGTCATGCGTCTGGCTCAATTGAATATCCCTGCCGTGGCCTTGCTGGGAATCCATCTTTCTGCCGTACAAAACGATCTACTGGAAAAAGTCTCACCGGTTGTTCTGATGCTTGACGGCGATCGTGCCGGACAAGAGGCTACCGTTCGCATCCGCAGTGCCCTTGAACCCTACACCAAGGTATATACCATCACGCTGCCATCTGGTCTGGACCCTGACGATTTATCTGACGAAGCCTTGTCATCGGTCACTCGACATTTTCTCTTCTAGCCAGTCATAAATAATCCTACCTGCCGCCGCGAAGCAGTCGATGCGTTTAAACGTGTAGATCGTCCCGACAAGCATTCGATTTAATCTGTTCCGTTCCCTGAATCTTTAGGGTCGCGCTCGGAACGGAACACTCAATTAGGAAGGAGGACTCGCCGTGCCATGGATCTTGAGACAAGGGATACCTAGGGTACAGTAACGTAACACCCGCTACTTTCCAACTTTATTAAGGACGTCCCGCAATTCCCCAAAGCAGTGAATTGACTAATTTACAGGACGCTGTAGGAGCGGTCTATGACCGCGAAAAAAGAAATCAAGCTACATGCGATTGCCCTGCCTGACCCCGGTGTTGTTCTAACATCATTATTGTGTCAATCGAAGTGCCATGATAGAATGAACATCAGAAAACTAAAAAAACATATCATGAAAATTGGTAATGAGGTCAAATTAATGAACAAAATGATAAAGGCCGATATATATTTCGATGGTGATTTTTATTGTGGACGATGTGTCGATTTTGATGTGTTTACACAAGGCAAAACATTAGATGAACTTGTCAATAACCTGAAGGAGGCTATACAACTCCATTTTGAAGATGACCCAGAAAGTTCCTCAAATTATATCCCCAACCCATCTTTATTTACTATGATGGATCTGGGTGAAATACATGTCTGACAAATTGCCTGTTATTTCAGGGAAAGAGCTAATTTCTTTTTTGAAAAGTCTCGGTTATTCCGCCGTTCGCCAACGTGGCAGTCACATTCGAATGGAAAAATCGACAAAAGCTGGGACACATAAAATTACTATCCCGAACCAGCAATTGTAATTTTGAAATGGCTCTCTTTGCTACCCAAACGGAAGTTTTTTTCAATCAAAGTTCGATGCATTTATTTTCTGTATTATTTCAAAATGTTCCGAGCTGTGCGGACGGCGGTGGACCCCAAAGGTTACAATGCCAAGCCTATATATGGTGCAAAGGGCTCTAAACAAAAATAACTCGTTGAAAATATGTCAGAATTAACTGGACAGATATAAAGATATATGCGATGTTTTGGTAGATTACTATCTCAAATTTCGAGACGGAGGCTACCAATGAGCAAATACAAAATCGAAGTTATGGTTAACTTGGTTGAATGTGATGAGGAAGCGGACGATAAGCCCATTGAACTGGAAGATGGATGTTATCAATACACCATAAACGCTGATGCCGGTGAAAATATAGACGACTGCGAAATAGCAGTTTTAAATACGGCATACCCTGCAATAAGAGACGCCATAGCACGACACATGGAAAAGGTGTCTAAAAAAAAGTCCTGATTTTCAGTGGGGCTAATCAAATTGGGGTAAATGAACGCCCATATCTGGTGGATGGCGCCGTGGGGCGTTTTGCGTTTGAAACCCACTTCGCATTTGATAAAAATGGCGTTCGGTTTGACAGTAGTCAGTCTATATTTGCCCCATTAGGACCGAATCAGTTTTATTTGACCACGGGCTTTAAGGAACGGGCCATGATAATGGGTAATACGGAAGGATCCTTTCGGAAAACATCAAAATGGCTCAACTTCATACGGCACCAAATAGAAGGCGGTACGCCACATCGCACGTTGCATGATCAGACCCAGAAAGAAGGTAGGGAATTGATCGACCATTTAAAGCAAAAGGCCGATGATTTGAATCATGGCAACTTCAGCGCTGACGGATGTTGTTTCAACCCAGATATTCCCAGGGGTGGAGAACCGATATCAATTCCCATGGCTGAAGTTCAAAAGGCCCTTTCTAAAGGATCTTTCGACTATAATCCGATTGAATTGTTGAATAATCCCGTCATTTACGAAGAACCCAGTCAAACGGTCAACATAAGCATAGACGACGTAACCCCCAAAAGGCAAAAGGATACACGAGAAAGCCCACAAGTCACGGAGCATAAGCGAAAATATGTACATGATACCGTATGCCACATTGAACATGGAGGCCTAAAATACGTATTGGCCGCTGATGGCACCAAATCATGCTTGTGGTTGCTAATCGCATTTCTTTTGTCGAATTCTCTATTCGGCAAACGTCTTCAGATTTTTACCGACGGCCATAAGGCGCTAAATGATGCCATCGTCAAGCAATTTGGGTGGCACAAGAATATGCAAATTGTTCTTGATTGGTTTCATCTATGCAAGAAGTTCAAAGAAGAATTGAGCATGGGGATGAAAGGCAGAAAGCTCAGAAATGAAACGCTTCGCGCGGTTATGCCGTTATTATGGCACGGTCTTACAAACAAAGCCATCTCATATCTTGAAAACATCCCGGCATCCGAAATTAAGGATGATAATCATATTCAAAAGCTCATTGACTATTTGGGCCGGAATATATCCTCCATTCCCAACTATGATATGCGCAAACGGCTAAATCTTCGGAACTCGAGTAATGTGGGTGAAAAGATGAACGACCTCGTTGTTTCAAATCGCCAAAAGAAGAATGGAATGAGTTGGGCGAAGAAAGGATCCCTCAATCTGGCTATCATCACAACTTTGAAAATTAACGATGAATATCACAATTGGTTCAGAAATAAGGAAGTAAAATTTAGCTTAGCGGCTTGACCATTTAAGATATCGTCCGCACAGCTCGAAAGATTTCTGATCTCCTCGATCACTTCCGGTGTTTTTTTTCCACAGGTTTTCTACCGGCCCCTTTCTTGCGGGTGCGATCGACAACAATGTCTTGGTCAATGAGTTCCCGGCGGCCCTTGGCAACGGTTTGAGGATGCAGCCCCAGCAGATCCGCAATGCGCAGATCACCTCCATGACCCAGTTTTAACGATTCAAGTCCGGCGATTCACTACCGTACACTTTTAAAAAGCTTATAACTATATGATATAGTAGAGTATAATAACTCTGGACATTCCACCAGTCATTTTATATATTAGGCTTCCACGATTATCTCTTATAATATGGAGGCCTTATGAATGACTGCAAATCGATTTATAGAAAAGTCAACGATTTTGTCAAACTTTTCTACCCGGTGGAACTCAAAGGAAATCTCCTGAGAAACATGAACACGCTAGCAACAATGATCACGGGCATCATTATCGGCAAAGAAACCCAGTTACCAAAGATCGCACTCAATGTACCCGAAAATATTAAAGTGCCCAGCACCGAAAAACGCATCAAGCGCCTGCTCATCAACGAAAAGGTTACCGAGCAAACCTACTTTCTACCCTTCATACAAAACGTATTGGCCCACCTTGGTCTTGAAGAAATCGTCCTGGCCATTGACGGCAGTCTGGTTGGACGCGGGTGTATTTGTTTGATGATCAGTTTGATTTACAATGGCCGCGCGTTGCCACTAGCCTTCAAAATCGTTGAGGGTAAAAAAGGCCATCTGCCTGAAGACATGCATGTTGAGGTGGTAAAGAAACTGCATCCATTGATCCCCGAATCCACTCGTCAGGTAATCTTTCTGGGAGATGGTGAGTTTGACGGCACAACGCTTCAGCAAACACTGGCCAAGTTTGGGTGGAAATATGTTTGCCGCACGGCATATAATATTACCATCTACGCCGATAATGAATCTTTTCAGATCGACATCCTTGCCACTATACTGCCCAAGGGCCATTGCAAAGGGATGAAAAACTGCCAGTTCACCAACAAAAAATATGGCCCGGTAACTGCGGTGGCCTGGTGGGGGAGCGATCACAATGAGCCCATATTCCTGGTAACCAATTTTAAATCGGCTGAAAAAGCATGCGACTACTATGCGAAGCGCTTTACGATTGAAACGTTTTTCAGTGATCAAAAAAGCCGAGGGTTCAATATCGCCAAGAGCCATCTTTCTTGTCCCAAGCGGTTAACCCGACTGATGATGGCCAGTTGCCTGGCATACTTATGGGTCATTTTTTTTTGGGATTCTCGCTTTTTCGACTGGCTTGTACAAACAGATCCATCGTTCGGATCGATGTGACCTCAGCCTGTTTCAGCTTGGCCTCAGGATGATAACCTATCTCGCGGTGCGAGGTTTGCCGTTCTCACTTCATAACGGACCAATACCTGATGACTTGCAGACATTTCACCAGAGGGATAAACGAGACCTGCAAAATTTTTCTCATTAGATCAAGGTGTTGTAAAATGTGTACGGTAGTGAATCCGGCGAAAAGTCGCCGCTGCTGTTCATCAAGAATGCTGACGAATAAGATAATCGCTGCTTTGACTTCGTCCGAAAAGTCTTCGGTATCCGAAAGCTTGACCCGACGAGCCAGCAATTGTTGCCTGCGCATAGAAGCATCGGCTGCGCAGTACAGGTAAACGCCGGAGACTTTTTTCCTATCGATTTTGCCTTTTTTTATCAGACGTAAAAGCGATTCCTTAACACTAACGGCCAACAGCGCTTCAAGTTCTTTGGCAAAAAAACCTG
This window harbors:
- a CDS encoding IS1634 family transposase; its protein translation is MTIGVFSVIQDGMYIRRTTIKSKKDGETYFTHRLVESVRVGNKVKQRTIINLGKNFPFPREQWPDIACRVEGIINGQSSLFKLPEKIEQAAQHYAAQIIQTRSSQNNNTDKNDSIDAPDYRLIDIDSLELIRPRSVSIEHVSHETFLKLQLDKIFEGLGYNNHQIAAAIGSIVGRMAVPGSELSTHYWLQNRSGLGELIGYDYESMSLKRIYEISDRIYKDKEAIERHLYNRERFLFGFEEIITLYDLTNTFFEGSCKYNELGKHGKSKEKRSDCPLVTLALVLDSSGFPRRSKIFSGNVSEPSTLEEMISSLNKPSESSLEDDKQMSVFDKKKPVVVMDAGIATNDNVQWLQANHYRYLVVSRKRYREFDHDKAVEVKRDKDYIVKAYKKYVKETEETEIYCHSSEREKKDQSIQNRFSERFEADLKSLNDGLNQKGRLKIYEKVVEKVGRLKQKYTKAAKNYEITIHKDKGSKKATKITWKIKKNSDSSDSNPGVYCLRTNLNDLDETILWRTYTMLTDLEAVFRSLKSELGLRPVFHQITRRVKGHLFITLLAYHHVHTIRFRLKENGIHTSWSDLRKELDGQNRTTAVMRSKNGETIHVRKSTKAESRQLKIYDALGVPHSPGKVVKYEV
- a CDS encoding type II toxin-antitoxin system HicA family toxin; this translates as MSDKLPVISGKELISFLKSLGYSAVRQRGSHIRMEKSTKAGTHKITIPNQQL
- a CDS encoding toprim domain-containing protein, translating into MGWGVMRLAQLNIPAVALLGIHLSAVQNDLLEKVSPVVLMLDGDRAGQEATVRIRSALEPYTKVYTITLPSGLDPDDLSDEALSSVTRHFLF
- a CDS encoding type II toxin-antitoxin system HicA family toxin, which gives rise to MKRKKLEAELTKLGWWLERHGGNHDIWTNGDRQEPVPRHSEINEKLARSILNKARKAKP
- a CDS encoding type II toxin-antitoxin system HicB family antitoxin, giving the protein MTAKKEIKLHAIALPDPGVVLTSLLCQSKCHDRMNIRKLKKHIMKIGNEVKLMNKMIKADIYFDGDFYCGRCVDFDVFTQGKTLDELVNNLKEAIQLHFEDDPESSSNYIPNPSLFTMMDLGEIHV
- a CDS encoding ExeA family protein; translated protein: MNNTDIRSLYGLKYNPFLPDLPPEALYAIPGTESFGLRVRSMAENGGFALITGEPGLGKSKTLQKIAHQLEQIPDLTVGVMQRPQSKLGDFYREMGELFNVNLSPSNRYGGFKALRDRWERHCQSTLLKPVLLIDEAQQVSTECLTELRILQSHRFDSQSLLFTILCGDNRLPDRFRSADLLPLGSRIGPRLLLEPLSPEQLQDYLYFALETAGNRQLMTDELILTLSAHAANNLRVLNQMAAELLATAAQENLPRLDEALFFKLFSPPMTKSQHRRRK
- a CDS encoding transposase yields the protein MNDCKSIYRKVNDFVKLFYPVELKGNLLRNMNTLATMITGIIIGKETQLPKIALNVPENIKVPSTEKRIKRLLINEKVTEQTYFLPFIQNVLAHLGLEEIVLAIDGSLVGRGCICLMISLIYNGRALPLAFKIVEGKKGHLPEDMHVEVVKKLHPLIPESTRQVIFLGDGEFDGTTLQQTLAKFGWKYVCRTAYNITIYADNESFQIDILATILPKGHCKGMKNCQFTNKKYGPVTAVAWWGSDHNEPIFLVTNFKSAEKACDYYAKRFTIETFFSDQKSRGFNIAKSHLSCPKRLTRLMMASCLAYLWVIFFWDSRFFDWLVQTDPSFGSM
- a CDS encoding helix-turn-helix domain-containing protein; translated protein: MRFAGRIYKDGKFWLAEIPILDLMTQGRTKKEAYLMVADMIETLVNRDGFKVTVYKGAKDTFEVGAPEPKPMIGLLLKRKREISGLSLAQVAKRMGMSSRNAYARYEQGTAMPTIEKLNQLFYAVSPDTDLVIDEARNG
- a CDS encoding CHC2 zinc finger domain-containing protein, whose amino-acid sequence is MMSPFGVAAFPSVTESTLKRCVSIVTVLQAKGVTTPLTKRGDQLFGPCPLHGGDNPNAFVISLSKNLWRCFTGCDAGGDVVELVRRLYGKDYRQTATFLATLAATEPTSQTASSLQPLKKSFRPFTARLHLNASVPWLRQKQITPLTARRFEVGAYQGGGFLKECIAVRLHDLDGHPIGYAGRCLDTNQVKQYGKWKFPPGLPKNKILYNFHRIKSWHRKAVVVVECPWPIFSA